A stretch of the Streptococcus suis genome encodes the following:
- a CDS encoding sensor histidine kinase, which translates to MFFVGMVFLYFPFYYAQYSPNPTAVVLATILFALVYCSLFYTDHKLYSLLGWFYLIGYIGVMSFWGNLQFSLFIFNLSNMLGWYYKENRPTYRTVSYGLLLLAIILWALFGPVPFEMRAFALVIHFFGLALLIFSWIETKREALQQRLQEQNASINLLLAENERNRIGQDLHDTLGHVFAMLSVKAELVQTLLVHEQIDQAKKEVADLQTLAKDSMQEVRQIVQSLKQHTVAEELQILQQMLDLAGVRLVVLGGEIAEQLSLPVQNKLAMVLRELANNLLKHSQASKCRLVFENDQQELVLHYEDNGVGFAQLTGQELHTIKDRLITVKGSLEFLSLAKPTRLSIRIPLEEVVE; encoded by the coding sequence ATGTTCTTCGTGGGCATGGTCTTTCTCTATTTTCCCTTTTACTATGCCCAGTATAGTCCCAATCCGACGGCAGTTGTCCTAGCGACCATTCTCTTTGCCTTGGTCTATTGCTCCCTCTTTTACACCGACCACAAGCTCTATTCCCTGCTGGGTTGGTTTTACCTGATTGGCTATATCGGCGTCATGAGCTTTTGGGGCAATCTGCAATTTTCCCTCTTTATCTTCAACCTGTCCAATATGCTGGGCTGGTATTATAAAGAGAATCGACCGACCTATCGGACGGTGTCCTACGGGCTTTTGTTGCTAGCTATCATCCTATGGGCCCTCTTTGGACCTGTTCCCTTTGAAATGCGAGCCTTTGCCCTCGTCATTCACTTTTTCGGCTTGGCCTTGCTGATTTTCAGCTGGATTGAGACCAAGCGGGAAGCCCTTCAGCAACGCCTACAGGAGCAGAATGCGTCCATCAATCTCCTGCTGGCTGAGAATGAACGGAACCGTATCGGTCAGGACTTGCACGACACATTGGGTCATGTCTTTGCCATGCTGTCTGTCAAGGCCGAGCTGGTCCAGACTCTCTTGGTTCACGAACAGATTGACCAGGCCAAGAAAGAGGTGGCAGACCTTCAGACCTTGGCCAAGGACTCCATGCAGGAGGTCCGCCAGATTGTCCAGTCCCTCAAGCAGCACACCGTGGCAGAGGAACTCCAGATTTTACAGCAGATGTTGGACTTGGCAGGAGTGCGCTTAGTTGTCTTGGGCGGGGAAATAGCTGAGCAGCTCAGCTTGCCCGTCCAGAACAAGCTGGCTATGGTGCTGAGAGAGTTGGCCAACAACCTGCTCAAACACAGCCAGGCTAGCAAATGTCGTTTGGTTTTTGAAAATGACCAGCAAGAATTGGTTTTACACTACGAAGACAACGGTGTGGGCTTTGCCCAGTTGACTGGTCAGGAATTGCATACCATAAAGGACAGGTTGATAACAGTGAAAGGAAGTTTGGAATTTCTTTCTCTGGCCAAGCCTACCCGCCTGTCCATCCGAATTCCGCTTGAGGAGGTGGTAGAATGA
- a CDS encoding DNA-binding response regulator, translating to MRILVAEDQAMLRDALCQLLGFQDAVEAVLQAENGSQAIALLEKEPVDVVLLDIEMPEKTGLDVLEWVREKSLPVKVVIMTTFKRPGYFERAVKADVDAYVLKERSISDLMRTIETVLAGRKKYSPELMDILLTQRSPLTEQECHLLKLVANGLSNKEIASKLYLSDGTVRNYMTSILSKLGAENRTAAVRIAQEKGYL from the coding sequence ATGAGAATCTTAGTCGCAGAAGACCAAGCAATGCTGCGGGACGCCCTCTGTCAACTCTTGGGCTTTCAAGATGCGGTTGAGGCTGTTTTACAGGCAGAAAATGGCAGCCAGGCCATTGCTCTTTTGGAAAAAGAGCCAGTAGATGTGGTGCTATTAGATATAGAAATGCCTGAGAAGACGGGGCTGGATGTCCTGGAATGGGTGCGTGAGAAATCCCTGCCCGTGAAGGTAGTCATCATGACCACCTTCAAGCGACCAGGCTATTTTGAGCGGGCGGTTAAGGCGGATGTGGATGCCTATGTGCTCAAAGAGCGCTCCATCTCGGACCTTATGCGGACGATTGAAACGGTCTTGGCAGGGCGAAAGAAGTACTCGCCAGAACTAATGGATATTCTCCTGACCCAACGCAGTCCCTTGACGGAACAAGAGTGTCACCTACTTAAATTGGTGGCGAATGGATTGTCCAATAAGGAAATTGCTAGCAAGCTCTACCTGTCTGACGGGACGGTCCGTAATTACATGACCTCTATACTGTCCAAGCTGGGTGCAGAAAATCGTACAGCTGCTGTCAGAATTGCGCAGGAAAAGGGGTATTTATAA
- a CDS encoding DUF910 family protein — protein MKRLYDVQQLLKRFGIVVYMGNRLYDIEMMQIELNRVYQAGLLDRLDYLEAELVLRREHRLELEYQKLKESRK, from the coding sequence ATGAAAAGACTTTATGATGTACAACAATTGCTCAAACGTTTTGGTATCGTTGTTTATATGGGAAACCGTCTGTACGACATTGAAATGATGCAGATTGAGCTCAATCGAGTCTATCAGGCAGGTTTACTTGATCGATTGGACTATTTGGAAGCTGAACTTGTTTTGAGGCGTGAACATCGTTTGGAGTTAGAGTATCAGAAATTGAAGGAGAGTAGAAAATGA
- a CDS encoding rhodanese-like domain-containing protein: protein MKSLWVFLVFLIVLGAWMGFNYWRLRRAASVIDNAEFADKIHGGQLIDLRDPSEFNRKHILGARNIPYQQLKMSTAALRKDKPVLIYENDRGQLVTPAALHLKKQGFNEIYILSYGLNGWNGKVKAGR from the coding sequence ATGAAGTCATTGTGGGTATTTTTAGTATTTTTAATTGTTTTGGGAGCCTGGATGGGCTTTAATTATTGGCGACTACGCCGTGCGGCATCTGTAATTGATAATGCAGAATTTGCAGATAAAATCCATGGTGGTCAGTTGATTGATTTACGCGATCCAAGTGAGTTTAATAGAAAACACATTCTCGGAGCTCGTAATATTCCTTATCAACAGTTGAAAATGAGCACAGCTGCTCTCCGTAAAGATAAACCTGTTTTGATTTATGAAAATGACCGTGGTCAGTTGGTAACACCAGCAGCCCTTCATTTGAAGAAACAGGGCTTTAATGAAATCTATATTTTGAGCTATGGTTTGAATGGTTGGAATGGGAAAGTGAAAGCTGGAAGATAA
- the rsmD gene encoding 16S rRNA (guanine(966)-N(2))-methyltransferase RsmD, whose amino-acid sequence MRIVSGIYGGRPLKTLDGKVTRPTSDKVRGAMFNMIGPYFEGGRVLDLYAGSGGLSIEAISRGMNQAVLVERDRKAQAVIKENIQMTKDSDKFQLLQMDARQALVTLSGTFDLVFLDPPYAEQEIEAVISELCRRHLLAEDVMVVCETDKNIQLPEEIAELGIWKEKVYGISKVTVYVR is encoded by the coding sequence ATGAGAATTGTATCAGGTATCTATGGTGGAAGACCGCTCAAAACATTAGATGGGAAGGTAACACGTCCTACTTCTGATAAAGTTCGCGGTGCCATGTTTAATATGATTGGTCCATATTTTGAGGGTGGGCGAGTCTTAGATTTATACGCTGGTAGCGGTGGCTTGTCTATTGAAGCGATATCAAGAGGGATGAATCAGGCAGTCTTAGTAGAACGTGACCGGAAAGCACAAGCTGTTATCAAAGAAAACATTCAGATGACTAAGGATTCAGATAAATTTCAACTCTTGCAAATGGATGCTAGGCAAGCCTTGGTGACATTGAGTGGAACTTTTGACCTTGTTTTTCTGGATCCGCCATATGCAGAGCAGGAAATTGAGGCAGTCATCTCTGAGCTTTGTCGTCGTCACTTATTGGCAGAGGATGTGATGGTTGTCTGTGAGACGGATAAAAACATCCAGCTTCCTGAAGAGATTGCAGAGCTCGGAATTTGGAAAGAAAAAGTATATGGAATTAGTAAGGTAACTGTATATGTCAGATAG
- the coaD gene encoding pantetheine-phosphate adenylyltransferase has protein sequence MSDRIGMFTGSFDPITNGHMDLIERASGLFEKLYVGVFTNPKKSGLMTGEERLVILERLFAGLENIEVILVENELVVDVAKRYGVTHLVRGLRNATDLEYESSFDFYNRQLAPDLETIYLIAKPELKFVSSSQVRELIYFKQDIGLYVPTDVNEEIKKYEEK, from the coding sequence ATGTCAGATAGAATTGGAATGTTTACAGGGTCTTTTGACCCGATTACAAATGGACATATGGACCTCATTGAGCGAGCAAGTGGCTTGTTTGAAAAATTATATGTCGGAGTGTTTACCAATCCGAAAAAGTCTGGCTTGATGACGGGTGAGGAACGATTGGTTATTTTGGAAAGACTTTTTGCCGGCTTAGAAAACATCGAGGTCATTCTTGTTGAAAATGAATTAGTGGTCGATGTTGCCAAAAGATATGGTGTGACTCATCTGGTAAGGGGTTTGCGTAATGCAACGGACTTAGAATATGAATCTAGTTTTGATTTTTACAACCGTCAGCTAGCACCAGATTTGGAAACGATCTATTTGATTGCAAAGCCAGAGCTCAAGTTTGTATCATCCAGCCAGGTTCGAGAGTTAATCTATTTTAAACAAGATATTGGTTTATATGTACCTACAGATGTAAATGAGGAGATAAAAAAGTATGAAGAAAAATAA
- a CDS encoding PDZ domain-containing protein: MKKNKKWLLIVSIIMGTLLIWFSVFVRLPYYIESPGGASDIREVLTVNNEEDEEPGSYNFTYVSVLQATALQLLIAQFNPYADIVSAEEMTGGADSEEYYRIAQFYMETSQNMAKYQGLTLADRDVEMDFFGVYVLDLAEDSTFKNVLNIADTVVSINGQTFESSQGLIKYVSGLELDSDVTVGYVSDGEEKTADGKIIKLSNGKNGIGITLVDHTEVKSSVPIDFQTGGIGGPSAGMMFTLAIYTQLAEPDLRDGRVIAGTGTIEQDGSVGDIGGADKKVLSAINAGASVFFVPNNPVDPEILKKNPTAKTNYEEAKEAAEKANADIKIVPVTTVQEAIDYLKSTKSE; the protein is encoded by the coding sequence ATGAAGAAAAATAAGAAATGGCTATTGATTGTTTCAATTATTATGGGGACGTTATTGATATGGTTTTCCGTTTTTGTACGTCTACCATATTATATTGAGAGTCCTGGAGGGGCTTCGGATATTCGGGAAGTATTGACAGTCAACAATGAAGAAGATGAGGAGCCAGGTTCTTATAATTTTACCTATGTATCGGTCTTGCAGGCAACAGCCTTACAGTTGCTGATTGCTCAGTTTAACCCCTACGCAGATATTGTTTCTGCAGAAGAAATGACGGGTGGTGCTGACAGTGAAGAATACTATCGGATAGCTCAATTTTATATGGAAACCTCTCAAAACATGGCTAAATATCAAGGACTAACCTTGGCTGACAGGGATGTGGAGATGGATTTCTTTGGGGTATATGTGTTGGATTTAGCAGAAGACTCTACTTTTAAAAATGTTTTGAATATCGCTGATACGGTTGTTAGTATAAATGGTCAAACGTTTGAATCTTCTCAGGGACTAATTAAATATGTTTCAGGCTTAGAACTTGATAGTGATGTAACAGTTGGCTATGTTAGTGATGGAGAAGAAAAGACTGCCGACGGAAAAATTATCAAATTATCAAATGGTAAAAACGGGATTGGTATCACGCTAGTAGACCATACTGAGGTAAAAAGTTCTGTCCCAATTGATTTCCAAACAGGAGGAATTGGTGGTCCAAGTGCTGGTATGATGTTTACATTAGCTATTTATACACAGCTGGCAGAGCCAGACTTGCGTGATGGCCGTGTTATTGCAGGAACAGGAACGATTGAACAAGATGGTTCCGTTGGAGACATCGGAGGAGCAGATAAAAAAGTATTATCTGCGATTAATGCTGGTGCAAGTGTTTTCTTTGTTCCAAATAATCCAGTGGACCCAGAAATTTTGAAAAAGAATCCAACAGCTAAGACAAACTATGAAGAGGCAAAAGAAGCAGCAGAAAAGGCCAATGCTGATATTAAAATCGTACCAGTGACGACTGTTCAAGAAGCCATTGATTATTTGAAGAGTACTAAGAGCGAGTAA
- a CDS encoding DUF1027 domain-containing protein, with product MKKEISPEMYNYNKFPGPSFARIGNKVVSENIELNVVDDFKDAFDQTAFGQRFSPIMLKFDYILGDWGNEQLRLKGFYRDEKPVKSDLKIGRLDDYLTEYCNFGCAYFVLENPNPQELEEEPEEKTSRKRHRSRNRNRQKQRTEELVSKEKKVIRNEPKRSKSTSDISKEQGRHFTVKNNKPSTGKQQKQERAQKHDKKQHHREMNEAKRGFVIRQK from the coding sequence ATGAAGAAAGAAATTTCACCAGAAATGTATAATTACAATAAATTTCCAGGTCCGAGTTTTGCACGTATTGGGAATAAGGTTGTTTCAGAGAATATTGAACTCAATGTTGTTGATGATTTCAAAGATGCTTTTGATCAAACGGCTTTTGGACAACGCTTTTCGCCCATCATGTTGAAATTTGATTATATTCTTGGAGATTGGGGAAATGAACAACTTCGGTTAAAAGGGTTTTATCGTGACGAGAAACCAGTCAAGTCTGATTTAAAAATTGGGCGGTTAGATGATTATTTAACAGAATATTGTAATTTTGGATGTGCCTACTTTGTTCTTGAAAATCCAAATCCACAAGAGTTAGAAGAAGAACCTGAAGAAAAAACAAGTCGCAAACGTCACCGTAGTCGAAATCGAAACCGACAAAAACAACGTACAGAAGAATTGGTATCGAAGGAAAAGAAAGTCATCCGTAATGAACCAAAACGATCTAAGTCAACTTCAGATATTTCAAAAGAACAGGGCCGTCATTTTACCGTAAAAAACAATAAACCGTCCACAGGTAAGCAACAGAAACAAGAGCGAGCTCAAAAACACGATAAGAAACAGCACCATCGTGAAATGAATGAAGCCAAACGTGGATTTGTCATCCGCCAAAAATAG
- the rlmN gene encoding 23S rRNA (adenine(2503)-C(2))-methyltransferase RlmN yields MKPSIYAFTQANLVDWIIENGEKKFRATQIWEWLYRSRVQSFAEMTNLPKSLIEKLEEEFVVNPLKQRIVQESKDGTIKYLFELPDGMLIETVLMNQHYGLSVCVTTQVGCNIGCTFCASGLIPKQRDLTSGEIVAQIMLVQKYLDERNQNERVSHIVVMGIGEPLDNYDNVMTFLRVVNDDKGLAIGARHITVSTSGLAPKIRDFAREGVQVNLAVSLHAPNNDLRSSIMRINRKFPIEVLFEAIEDYIQTTNRRVTFEYIMLNEVNDGVEQAQELADLTKNIRKLSYINLIPYNPVSEHDQYSRSTKERTLAFFDVLKKNGVNCVVRQEHGTDIDAACGQLRSNTLKKDREKARARIATAKAKAGIRA; encoded by the coding sequence ATGAAACCATCAATTTATGCCTTTACACAAGCCAATCTAGTTGATTGGATTATTGAAAATGGAGAAAAGAAATTCAGGGCCACTCAAATTTGGGAATGGCTCTACCGGTCCCGTGTCCAATCGTTCGCAGAAATGACTAACTTACCAAAATCTTTAATCGAAAAGCTTGAAGAAGAATTTGTCGTCAATCCACTCAAACAACGAATTGTACAAGAGTCTAAAGATGGTACTATCAAATACTTATTTGAATTACCTGATGGAATGCTGATTGAGACGGTGTTGATGAATCAACATTATGGACTTTCAGTCTGTGTAACGACTCAAGTTGGTTGTAATATCGGCTGTACCTTCTGCGCATCTGGATTGATTCCTAAGCAAAGAGATTTGACGAGTGGTGAGATTGTAGCACAGATTATGTTGGTACAAAAATACTTAGATGAGCGCAATCAAAATGAACGTGTTAGCCATATTGTCGTGATGGGGATTGGTGAGCCACTTGACAACTACGATAATGTTATGACCTTCTTACGTGTTGTGAATGATGACAAGGGCTTGGCAATTGGTGCCCGTCACATTACGGTATCTACTTCTGGCTTAGCACCAAAAATTCGTGATTTCGCACGTGAGGGAGTTCAAGTGAACTTGGCAGTATCTCTACATGCGCCAAATAATGACCTTCGTTCGAGCATTATGCGGATTAACCGTAAATTCCCCATTGAGGTATTGTTTGAGGCAATTGAAGATTATATTCAGACAACCAATCGTCGTGTTACATTTGAATATATAATGCTGAACGAGGTCAATGATGGTGTGGAACAGGCTCAAGAATTGGCTGATTTGACCAAGAATATTCGTAAATTGTCTTATATCAACTTGATTCCGTATAACCCTGTTAGTGAGCATGACCAATATAGTCGTTCAACCAAGGAACGCACCTTGGCATTCTTTGATGTTTTGAAGAAAAATGGGGTCAACTGTGTCGTTCGTCAGGAACATGGTACAGATATTGATGCAGCCTGTGGTCAGTTGCGTTCCAATACGCTCAAAAAAGACCGTGAAAAAGCGCGTGCTCGTATTGCAACCGCAAAAGCTAAGGCAGGTATTCGTGCATGA
- a CDS encoding VanZ family protein: MRKLFQADGNLTKLGRRTCTTLAGVYALAIVLLCFLPQTWYPQYKDFSTPGIIQIGRLYLLPTPFNSIVNGNKVDSLGDFGWIILQNATNIFLLFPLVFLLLFLREEWRSLKAVLSYTFCFSLFIECTQLLLDLLIDAQRVFEVDDLWTNTLGGVLAYGLYRLIVKGWKV, from the coding sequence ATGAGAAAATTATTCCAAGCAGACGGCAACCTCACCAAGCTTGGAAGACGGACTTGTACAACTTTAGCTGGGGTTTACGCTCTGGCTATTGTTTTACTCTGTTTTCTGCCCCAGACTTGGTATCCACAGTATAAGGATTTCTCAACCCCAGGAATTATTCAAATTGGCCGACTGTATCTTTTGCCAACTCCGTTTAATAGTATTGTCAATGGAAACAAGGTAGATAGTCTAGGAGACTTTGGTTGGATTATCCTACAAAATGCGACTAATATTTTTCTTCTCTTTCCTCTCGTTTTTCTGCTTCTTTTTCTTCGGGAGGAATGGCGGAGCCTTAAAGCAGTTCTTTCTTATACATTTTGTTTCAGTCTGTTTATTGAATGTACACAATTGTTACTTGACTTGCTGATTGATGCTCAACGTGTTTTTGAAGTGGACGACCTCTGGACCAATACCTTAGGAGGAGTATTAGCCTATGGGCTTTATCGTCTGATTGTTAAAGGCTGGAAAGTATAG
- a CDS encoding ammonia-dependent NAD(+) synthetase codes for MTLQETIINELGVKPTIDPKEEIRRSINFLKDYLKKHPFLKTYVLGISGGQDSTLAGRLAQLTMEEMRAETGDGSYQFIAIRLPYGVQADETDAQAALSFIKPDVSLTINIKESTDAMVSAVNANGLEMSDFNKGNAKARMRMIAQYAIAGERKGAVIGTDHAAENITGFFTKHGDGGADILPLYRLNKRQGKQLLAELGADEKLYLKVPTADLEENKPGLADEVALGVTYNQIDDFLEGKTIDAQAQTIIEGWWNKTAHKRHLPITIFDDFWK; via the coding sequence ATGACTTTACAAGAAACAATCATCAATGAATTAGGCGTTAAACCTACTATTGACCCTAAAGAAGAAATTCGTCGCTCCATCAACTTTCTCAAAGACTACCTCAAAAAGCATCCTTTTTTAAAAACCTATGTTTTAGGAATCTCGGGTGGACAAGATTCAACCTTGGCCGGTCGCTTAGCTCAGCTGACTATGGAAGAAATGCGCGCAGAAACAGGTGACGGTAGCTACCAATTCATCGCTATCCGCCTACCTTATGGTGTGCAAGCTGATGAGACGGACGCCCAAGCAGCACTATCTTTTATCAAACCAGATGTCAGCCTAACCATCAACATCAAGGAATCAACAGATGCAATGGTATCTGCAGTCAATGCAAATGGACTAGAAATGTCTGATTTTAATAAGGGAAATGCTAAAGCCCGCATGCGCATGATTGCCCAATATGCCATCGCTGGTGAACGCAAGGGAGCTGTCATTGGTACTGACCATGCGGCTGAAAACATTACTGGCTTCTTCACCAAGCACGGTGATGGTGGTGCAGACATCCTACCCCTCTACCGCCTTAACAAACGCCAAGGCAAGCAACTGCTCGCTGAATTGGGGGCTGATGAAAAACTCTACCTCAAAGTTCCTACTGCTGACTTGGAGGAAAACAAACCAGGCCTTGCTGACGAGGTCGCACTTGGTGTCACATACAATCAAATTGATGATTTCCTTGAGGGAAAGACCATTGATGCTCAAGCGCAAACCATTATCGAAGGCTGGTGGAATAAGACAGCTCATAAGCGCCACTTGCCAATTACTATTTTTGATGACTTTTGGAAATAA
- a CDS encoding nicotinate phosphoribosyltransferase: MTLFQDDSLILHTDLYQINMMQVYFDQNIHNRNAVFEVYFRSQPFKNGYAVFAGLERVVDYLNNLRFSQTDIDYLTELGYPQDFLDYLAQLEMTLTVRSAKEGDLVYANEPILQIEGPLAQCQLIETALLNIVNYQTLIATKARRIKAVIEDEPLMEFGTRRAQEMDAAIWGTRAAFIGGASATSNVRAGKIFGIPVAGTHAHALVQTYGDDYKAFKAYAETHKDCVFLVDTYDTLRVGVPAAIRVAKEMGDKINFRGVRIDSGDMAYISKKVRQQLDDAGFTDAKIYASNDLDENTILNLKMQKAKIDVWGVGTKLITAYDQPALGAVYKIVSIEDESGNMRDTIKLSSNAEKVSTPGKKQVWRITSKEKGKSEGDFITFADTDVTHLDSIYMFHPTYTYINKTIENFEARPLLVPIFENGKQVYELPSLAEIQDYANQEIEKLWDEYKRVLNPQLYPVDLAQDVWDNKMKLINSIRQQSQAKSI, from the coding sequence ATGACACTATTTCAGGATGACAGTTTGATACTGCACACCGACCTTTATCAAATCAATATGATGCAGGTCTATTTTGACCAAAATATTCACAATAGAAATGCCGTTTTCGAAGTATACTTCCGTTCTCAACCCTTTAAAAATGGTTATGCGGTCTTTGCAGGCTTGGAGCGCGTGGTGGACTACCTTAATAATCTTCGTTTTAGTCAAACAGATATTGACTACCTAACAGAATTGGGATATCCTCAAGATTTCCTAGATTATTTGGCTCAATTAGAAATGACCTTAACCGTCCGATCTGCAAAAGAAGGTGATTTGGTTTATGCGAACGAACCTATTCTCCAAATCGAAGGTCCTTTGGCACAATGCCAATTGATTGAAACAGCCTTGTTAAACATCGTCAACTACCAAACACTCATTGCTACAAAAGCTCGTCGTATCAAGGCAGTTATTGAAGATGAGCCATTGATGGAATTTGGAACCCGTCGTGCTCAAGAAATGGATGCTGCAATTTGGGGTACACGGGCAGCCTTTATTGGTGGAGCATCTGCGACTTCCAATGTTCGAGCAGGAAAAATCTTTGGCATACCTGTAGCTGGTACCCATGCTCATGCCTTGGTTCAAACCTATGGTGATGATTACAAAGCATTCAAAGCCTATGCGGAAACACATAAAGACTGTGTCTTCTTAGTAGACACCTATGATACACTACGCGTTGGTGTTCCAGCAGCCATCCGAGTTGCAAAAGAGATGGGAGACAAGATAAACTTTAGAGGAGTCCGTATCGACTCTGGGGACATGGCTTACATTTCTAAAAAAGTTCGTCAACAATTAGACGATGCTGGATTTACAGATGCAAAAATTTATGCCTCCAATGATCTTGATGAAAATACCATTTTGAACCTAAAAATGCAAAAAGCAAAAATTGATGTCTGGGGTGTGGGCACAAAACTCATTACTGCTTATGATCAACCAGCATTGGGAGCAGTCTATAAGATTGTATCCATTGAAGACGAAAGCGGAAATATGCGCGATACCATTAAGTTGTCTTCCAATGCTGAAAAAGTATCTACTCCAGGTAAAAAACAAGTGTGGCGAATCACCTCTAAAGAAAAAGGGAAATCTGAAGGAGATTTCATTACTTTCGCTGATACAGATGTCACTCATCTAGACAGTATCTACATGTTCCATCCAACCTACACCTACATCAATAAAACCATTGAAAACTTTGAAGCACGTCCACTTCTCGTTCCTATTTTTGAGAATGGCAAACAAGTTTACGAGTTGCCAAGTTTGGCAGAAATTCAAGACTACGCCAACCAGGAGATTGAAAAACTCTGGGATGAGTACAAGCGCGTACTTAATCCACAACTCTATCCAGTAGACTTGGCTCAAGACGTTTGGGATAATAAGATGAAGCTCATCAACAGTATCCGTCAACAAAGCCAGGCAAAATCGATTTAA
- a CDS encoding prepilin peptidase — translation MKICILFFLGASIGSFLGLVIDRFPEQSIIRPSSHCSSCKKRLKVWDLIPILSQLSTASKCRYCKVNIPYWYAGLEFLTGLTVLLCHFQLLSPTETILILAGLVLTIYDIKHQEYPFAVWLVFTFVALLLSQLNWLFCCFLALAFLTEKWQLNIGSGDFLYLASLSLICGLTEILWIIQISSLLGLLVFTIYKPRSIPYIPFLFLASIFVILCI, via the coding sequence ATGAAGATCTGTATCCTATTTTTCCTCGGAGCTTCAATTGGCTCCTTTTTGGGACTGGTCATTGACCGGTTCCCTGAACAATCCATTATCCGACCATCTAGTCATTGTAGTTCTTGTAAGAAGCGACTCAAGGTTTGGGACCTGATTCCCATTCTTTCTCAGCTTTCAACCGCATCCAAATGTCGTTATTGCAAGGTAAATATTCCCTATTGGTATGCTGGACTAGAATTCTTAACTGGTCTTACTGTCCTGCTCTGCCATTTTCAACTTCTAAGCCCAACTGAAACCATACTCATCCTTGCAGGGCTGGTTTTGACCATTTACGACATCAAGCATCAGGAATATCCTTTTGCCGTCTGGCTCGTTTTTACTTTTGTAGCTTTGTTACTCTCCCAGCTTAACTGGCTCTTTTGTTGCTTTTTAGCCTTGGCTTTTTTGACAGAGAAATGGCAGCTCAATATCGGTTCGGGTGATTTTCTATATCTGGCTAGTCTGTCCCTAATTTGTGGCTTGACTGAAATCCTATGGATTATTCAAATCAGCTCACTCTTAGGCTTACTCGTCTTTACAATATACAAGCCAAGATCCATTCCTTACATACCATTCCTTTTTCTTGCGAGTATTTTCGTCATTCTGTGCATCTAA